In the Chromatiaceae bacterium genome, one interval contains:
- a CDS encoding phosphoglycerate kinase, with amino-acid sequence MAFLKLTDLDLAGKRVLIRADLNVPVKEGKVTSDARITASMPTVEHCAKAGARVMVMSHRGRPEEGKVDEENSMQPIADDMSAKLGKEVRLIKDYLDGGFDVAEGEVVLLENVRFNAGEKKDNEQLARKYADLCDVFVMDAFGTAHRAQASTHGVGKFAPVACAGLLLAEELDALGKALANPARPMVAIVGGSKVSTKLTVLEALSEKVDQLVVGGGIANTFLKAAGKNVGKSLCEDDLVPTAQALMKKMQERGANIPIATDVVVGKKFDENEPAVLKSADDVADDEMIFDIGPKAAAELAEIIGKAGTIVWNGPVGVFEFDQFGEGTKTVSMAIANAKGFSLAGGGDTIAAIQKYDIYDKVSYISTAGGAFLEYLEGKTLPAVAMLEEAASK; translated from the coding sequence ATGGCTTTTTTGAAACTGACCGATCTAGACCTCGCGGGCAAACGGGTGCTGATTCGCGCCGACCTGAACGTGCCGGTGAAGGAGGGCAAAGTTACCTCGGATGCTCGCATCACGGCCTCGATGCCGACGGTTGAGCACTGTGCGAAAGCCGGCGCCAGGGTCATGGTGATGTCGCATCGCGGTCGTCCGGAAGAGGGCAAGGTCGACGAAGAAAACTCGATGCAGCCGATTGCCGATGACATGTCGGCGAAGCTGGGCAAAGAAGTCCGCCTGATCAAAGACTATCTCGATGGCGGTTTCGACGTTGCGGAAGGCGAGGTCGTGCTGCTCGAGAACGTGCGTTTCAACGCCGGTGAGAAAAAGGACAACGAACAACTGGCGCGGAAATATGCGGACCTGTGTGACGTGTTCGTCATGGATGCGTTCGGGACTGCGCATCGTGCGCAGGCGTCGACCCACGGCGTCGGCAAATTCGCGCCGGTCGCGTGTGCCGGTCTGTTGTTGGCCGAAGAGCTGGACGCGCTGGGCAAGGCGCTCGCGAACCCGGCGCGGCCGATGGTCGCGATCGTCGGTGGTTCCAAGGTTTCCACCAAGCTGACCGTGCTCGAGGCGCTTTCGGAAAAAGTCGACCAGCTGGTCGTCGGTGGCGGCATCGCGAATACCTTCCTCAAGGCGGCTGGCAAGAACGTCGGCAAATCGCTGTGCGAAGACGATTTGGTCCCCACTGCCCAGGCGCTCATGAAGAAGATGCAGGAGCGCGGCGCCAACATTCCGATTGCAACCGACGTCGTGGTTGGCAAGAAATTCGATGAGAACGAACCGGCTGTGTTGAAGAGTGCAGACGACGTCGCGGACGACGAAATGATCTTCGATATTGGTCCCAAGGCCGCCGCAGAGCTTGCCGAGATCATCGGCAAAGCCGGTACCATCGTCTGGAACGGACCTGTTGGCGTGTTCGAATTCGACCAGTTTGGCGAAGGCACCAAGACGGTGTCGATGGCGATCGCCAATGCCAAGGGTTTCAGCCTCGCGGGCGGCGGCGATACCATCGCCGCAATCCAGAAATACGACATCTATGACAAAGTGTCGTATATCTCGACGGCGGGCGGTGCTTTCCTCGAATACCTCGAAGGAAAAACGCTGCCAGCGGTCGCGATGCTTGAAGAAGCCGCCAGCAAATAA
- the gap gene encoding type I glyceraldehyde-3-phosphate dehydrogenase yields MAIKVGINGFGRIGRMAFRAIAKDFPGIEVVGINDLLEPDYLAYMLKYDSVHGNFQGDISVEGNNMVVNGKKIRLTAERDPANLKWDEVGADLVIECTGFFLTEETCQKHIDAGAKKVVQSAPSKDATPMFVYGVNHKTYAGQAIVSAASCTTNCLAPVSKVLHDNWGIKRGLMTTVHAATATQKTVDGPSMKDWRGGRGILENIIPSSTGAAKAVGKVLPELNGKLTGMAFRVPTSDVSVVDLTVELDKAAKYDEICAAMKAASQSGDLAGVLAYTDEKVVATDFRGRSTPSIFDAEAGIQLDPTFVKIVAWYDNEYGYTCNMLRMVEHVAG; encoded by the coding sequence ATGGCAATCAAAGTAGGTATCAACGGATTTGGCCGTATCGGTCGCATGGCTTTCCGCGCAATCGCCAAGGATTTCCCCGGCATCGAAGTCGTTGGCATCAACGATCTTCTGGAGCCCGATTACCTTGCCTACATGCTGAAGTACGACTCGGTGCACGGCAATTTCCAGGGTGACATCTCGGTCGAAGGCAACAACATGGTCGTCAACGGCAAGAAGATCCGTCTGACCGCCGAGCGCGATCCCGCCAACCTGAAGTGGGACGAAGTCGGTGCAGACCTGGTCATCGAATGCACCGGTTTCTTCCTGACCGAAGAGACCTGCCAGAAGCACATCGATGCCGGCGCCAAGAAGGTCGTGCAGAGCGCGCCTTCCAAGGACGCCACGCCGATGTTCGTCTACGGTGTGAACCATAAGACCTACGCCGGCCAGGCGATCGTGTCTGCTGCATCGTGCACCACCAACTGTCTGGCACCGGTTTCGAAGGTGCTGCACGACAATTGGGGCATCAAGCGTGGCCTGATGACCACCGTGCATGCAGCGACCGCGACCCAGAAGACCGTCGACGGCCCGTCGATGAAAGACTGGCGCGGTGGCCGCGGCATCCTCGAGAACATCATTCCCTCGTCGACCGGTGCCGCGAAGGCAGTGGGCAAGGTCCTGCCGGAATTGAACGGCAAGCTGACCGGCATGGCGTTCCGCGTGCCGACTTCCGATGTCTCGGTGGTCGACCTGACCGTCGAACTCGACAAAGCAGCCAAGTACGACGAGATCTGCGCCGCGATGAAAGCTGCATCGCAGTCCGGCGATCTCGCCGGGGTGCTCGCTTACACCGACGAGAAAGTCGTTGCGACCGACTTCCGTGGGCGCAGCACGCCGTCGATTTTCGACGCCGAGGCGGGTATCCAGCTCGATCCCACCTTCGTCAAGATCGTTGCCTGGTACGACAACGAGTACGGCTACACCTGCAACATGCTGCGCATGGTCGAGCACGTCGCGGGCTGA
- the tkt gene encoding transketolase translates to MSSRRELANAVRALSMDAVQKANSGHPGAPMGMADIAEVLWNDHMKHNPANPKWADRDRFVLSNGHGSMLIYSLLHLTGYDLTIDDLKNFRQLHSKTPGHPEYGYAPGVETTTGPLGQGITNAVGMAIAERALAAHFNRPGHEVVNHHTYVFLGDGCLMEGISHEACSLAGTLGLGKLICFWDDNGISIDGHVEGWFTDDTPKRFESYGWHVIADVDGHDPAAISKALEFAKAMTDKPTMICCKTTIGFGSPNKAGTHACHGAPLGQEEINLTKATLGWDHGAFEVPADVYKGWDAKEKGAAAEKAWSEKFAAYQAAHPELAAEFERRMGGDLPADWADKAGAFTSACNSEAKSPATRQASLSSIEAYAAALPELFGGSADLGCSNLTEWSGYKPMRGDMPAANYVNYGVREFGMSAIMNGIALHGGFIPFGATFLMFSEYARNAIRMAALMKVRSIFVFTHDSIGLGEDGPTHQAVEQIPTLRMIPRMDVWRPCDTVETAVAWRKAIEKDNGPTCLIFSRQGLPFQARDDAQIANIDRGGYILRDCDGTPDVIVIATGSEVGIAVEAAAASSKKVRVVSMPCTSVFDAQDADYKESVLPSSVTARVAVEAAVTAGWWKYVGSAGKVVGIDTFGESAPAGELFKLFGFTAENVGKAIDEVAG, encoded by the coding sequence ATGTCCTCACGCAGAGAACTCGCCAACGCGGTCCGCGCGTTGAGTATGGATGCCGTTCAGAAAGCCAATTCGGGCCATCCCGGTGCGCCGATGGGCATGGCGGATATCGCCGAGGTTCTGTGGAACGACCACATGAAGCACAATCCGGCCAACCCCAAGTGGGCTGACCGCGACCGTTTCGTGCTGTCGAATGGCCACGGTTCGATGCTGATCTACTCGCTGCTCCACCTCACCGGCTACGATCTGACGATCGATGACCTGAAGAACTTCCGTCAGCTGCACTCGAAGACGCCGGGTCACCCGGAGTACGGTTATGCCCCGGGCGTCGAGACGACCACGGGTCCGCTGGGCCAGGGGATCACGAATGCGGTCGGCATGGCGATCGCCGAGCGCGCGCTGGCGGCACACTTCAACCGTCCCGGTCATGAAGTCGTCAATCACCACACCTATGTGTTCCTGGGTGACGGCTGTCTGATGGAAGGTATCTCGCACGAGGCATGCTCGCTGGCCGGTACGCTCGGTCTCGGCAAGCTGATCTGCTTCTGGGATGACAACGGCATCTCGATCGACGGCCATGTCGAGGGCTGGTTCACCGACGATACCCCGAAGCGTTTCGAGTCTTACGGGTGGCACGTGATCGCGGACGTCGACGGCCACGATCCGGCCGCGATCTCGAAGGCTCTCGAATTCGCCAAGGCGATGACCGACAAGCCGACGATGATCTGCTGCAAGACCACGATTGGTTTCGGTTCGCCGAACAAGGCCGGCACGCACGCCTGTCACGGCGCCCCCCTGGGTCAGGAAGAGATCAACCTGACCAAGGCGACCCTGGGTTGGGATCACGGCGCCTTCGAAGTGCCGGCCGATGTCTACAAGGGTTGGGATGCGAAGGAAAAAGGCGCCGCCGCAGAGAAGGCCTGGTCCGAGAAATTCGCGGCCTACCAGGCAGCCCACCCGGAACTCGCCGCCGAGTTCGAGCGTCGCATGGGTGGTGATCTGCCGGCGGATTGGGCGGACAAGGCCGGTGCGTTCACTTCAGCGTGTAACAGCGAAGCCAAGTCTCCCGCCACGCGCCAGGCGTCCTTGAGTTCCATCGAGGCCTACGCGGCCGCGCTTCCCGAACTGTTCGGTGGCTCAGCCGACCTGGGTTGCTCGAACCTTACCGAGTGGTCCGGTTACAAACCGATGCGTGGCGATATGCCCGCTGCGAACTACGTGAACTACGGTGTGCGCGAGTTCGGCATGTCAGCGATCATGAACGGCATCGCGCTGCACGGTGGTTTCATCCCGTTTGGCGCGACCTTCCTGATGTTCTCGGAGTATGCACGCAACGCGATCCGCATGGCGGCGCTGATGAAGGTGCGTTCGATCTTCGTATTCACCCATGACTCGATCGGCCTGGGTGAAGATGGCCCGACCCACCAGGCGGTGGAACAGATCCCGACGCTGCGCATGATTCCGCGGATGGATGTCTGGCGTCCCTGCGATACCGTCGAGACGGCAGTCGCCTGGCGCAAGGCCATCGAAAAGGACAACGGCCCGACCTGCCTGATCTTCTCGCGCCAGGGACTGCCGTTCCAGGCCCGCGACGACGCGCAGATCGCCAACATCGATCGCGGCGGCTACATCCTGCGCGACTGCGACGGTACGCCGGACGTGATCGTCATCGCCACCGGTTCGGAAGTCGGTATCGCGGTCGAGGCCGCGGCGGCGAGCAGCAAGAAAGTGCGCGTCGTCTCGATGCCCTGCACCAGCGTGTTCGATGCCCAGGATGCCGACTACAAGGAGTCGGTGTTGCCGTCTTCGGTCACCGCGCGCGTCGCCGTCGAGGCTGCAGTGACCGCGGGTTGGTGGAAGTATGTCGGTAGCGCGGGCAAGGTCGTCGGCATCGACACCTTTGGTGAGTCGGCCCCGGCCGGTGAATTGTTCAAGCTGTTCGGTTTCACCGCTGAAAACGTCGGCAAGGCAATCGACGAAGTGGCGGGTTGA
- a CDS encoding thioredoxin family protein: MASLQTPVCEFGTPAPDFNLPGVDGRTWSRDQCSGEKGLLVMFICNHCPYVKAVLERIIRDANDLKPLGINCVAIMSNDPTDYPEDSFDNMQAVAQSKNFPFPYLLDETQEVAKAYGAVCTPDFFGYNAAAELQYRGRLDASRKEAAPADARRDLFEAMKQVAATGRGPEEQIPSMGCSIKWIGHS, from the coding sequence ATGGCTTCGCTGCAGACGCCGGTGTGTGAATTCGGCACGCCCGCTCCGGACTTTAATCTTCCGGGTGTGGATGGTCGTACATGGAGTCGTGATCAGTGCAGCGGCGAAAAGGGTCTGCTGGTGATGTTCATCTGCAACCATTGCCCCTACGTGAAAGCGGTGCTCGAGCGGATCATCCGCGACGCGAACGACCTGAAGCCGCTCGGCATCAACTGCGTCGCGATCATGTCCAATGACCCGACCGACTACCCCGAGGACTCCTTCGACAACATGCAGGCGGTCGCGCAGAGCAAAAACTTTCCTTTCCCCTACCTGCTGGATGAAACCCAGGAGGTCGCCAAGGCATACGGTGCTGTCTGCACCCCGGACTTTTTCGGTTACAACGCGGCCGCGGAGTTGCAGTACCGTGGCCGGCTCGACGCCAGCCGCAAAGAGGCCGCCCCGGCCGATGCCCGGCGCGATCTGTTCGAGGCGATGAAGCAGGTTGCGGCCACCGGTCGCGGTCCGGAGGAGCAGATACCGAGCATGGGCTGTTCCATCAAATGGATCGGGCATTCCTGA
- a CDS encoding methionine adenosyltransferase, producing the protein MARNFIFTSESVSEGHPDKMADQVSDAILDAILIEDPHARVACETLFKTGMAVIAGEITTTAKPDYEKVIRTVIRDIGYTGSEMGFDADTCAVLTAIGVQSPDINQGVDRSRPEEQGAGDQGLMFGYATNETDVLMPAAIQYAHRLVERQSEVRKKGILPLLRPDAKSQVSLHYADGKPVSIDAVVLSTQHAAEFSGDTLREAVMDEIIKPILDPSGLLTKDTRFHINPTGSFVIGGPMGDAGLTGRKIIVDTYGGAARHGGGAFSGKDPSKVDRSAAYAGRYVAKNIVAAGLADKCEIQVSYAIGVAEPTSIMVDTFGTGNITDERITELVREHFDLRPYGILRMLDLLNAKKIKYLRTAAYGHFGREDAGFTWEAVDKADELRDAAGL; encoded by the coding sequence ATGGCCCGCAATTTCATCTTCACCTCCGAATCGGTCTCCGAAGGCCACCCGGACAAAATGGCCGACCAGGTGTCCGATGCGATCCTGGACGCGATCCTGATCGAAGATCCGCACGCCCGCGTCGCCTGTGAAACCCTGTTCAAAACAGGCATGGCAGTGATCGCCGGCGAAATCACGACTACGGCAAAACCGGATTACGAAAAAGTCATCCGCACGGTCATCCGCGACATCGGCTACACCGGCTCGGAGATGGGCTTTGATGCGGATACCTGTGCGGTGCTCACCGCGATCGGCGTGCAGTCGCCCGACATCAACCAGGGCGTCGACCGTTCGCGCCCCGAAGAACAGGGTGCCGGTGACCAGGGCCTGATGTTCGGTTATGCGACCAACGAGACCGACGTGTTGATGCCTGCAGCGATCCAATACGCGCATCGGCTGGTCGAACGCCAGTCAGAGGTACGCAAGAAAGGTATTCTCCCGCTGCTCCGCCCCGATGCGAAATCCCAGGTGAGCCTGCACTATGCCGACGGCAAACCGGTCTCGATCGACGCGGTGGTACTGTCGACCCAGCACGCCGCCGAATTCAGCGGCGACACGCTCCGCGAGGCGGTCATGGACGAGATCATCAAACCGATTCTCGATCCGTCGGGCCTGCTGACCAAAGATACGCGGTTCCATATCAACCCCACCGGCAGCTTCGTGATCGGTGGACCGATGGGCGATGCCGGGCTGACCGGGCGCAAGATCATCGTCGACACCTACGGTGGTGCCGCACGCCACGGCGGTGGCGCCTTCTCCGGCAAGGACCCGTCCAAGGTCGATCGCTCAGCCGCCTACGCCGGCCGATACGTGGCGAAGAACATCGTCGCCGCAGGACTTGCCGACAAGTGTGAGATCCAGGTTTCCTACGCCATTGGCGTCGCCGAACCGACGTCGATCATGGTCGACACCTTCGGTACCGGCAACATCACCGACGAACGTATCACCGAGCTGGTTCGCGAGCATTTCGACCTGCGCCCGTATGGGATCCTGCGCATGCTCGACCTGCTGAATGCCAAGAAGATCAAATACCTCAGGACGGCCGCCTATGGGCATTTCGGCCGCGAGGACGCCGGCTTTACATGGGAAGCGGTCGACAAGGCCGACGAGCTACGCGACGCCGCTGGCCTGTAA
- a CDS encoding DUF2189 domain-containing protein produces the protein MAEPGVVRPDGADPQIEPLFYPSNRLDFSAPLRWLRLGWHDLNRARAQSLTYGTGLAVFAFVVAALVWSGGNVVALFSLGMAFILAGPVLAFGLYSISRQLELGREPRLGVCWSESRNHLRNELLFALVMLVVLLVWARAASMVHVFFPIGEDLGVVGWLEFLAVGSAVGSIFAAIVFSSSVVALPMMLDRGTDAITSALTSIGAVLNNKGVMLLWALMILALVLVGFATAFIGLVVVLPLIGHASWHAYRETVKVPD, from the coding sequence ATGGCAGAACCCGGCGTGGTCCGCCCGGACGGTGCGGACCCTCAGATCGAACCCCTTTTTTATCCCTCTAACCGGCTTGATTTCAGCGCACCCTTGCGGTGGCTGCGGCTCGGGTGGCACGACCTGAATCGTGCCCGGGCGCAGAGCCTCACGTACGGTACCGGCCTGGCGGTATTCGCCTTCGTCGTCGCGGCGCTGGTCTGGTCGGGTGGCAATGTGGTCGCATTGTTCAGTCTCGGGATGGCATTCATCCTGGCCGGGCCGGTGCTGGCATTCGGTCTCTATTCGATCAGTCGTCAGTTGGAGCTGGGTCGAGAGCCGCGACTCGGCGTGTGCTGGTCGGAAAGTCGCAATCATCTGCGCAACGAACTGTTGTTCGCGCTCGTGATGTTGGTTGTGCTGTTGGTCTGGGCGCGCGCCGCGTCGATGGTGCACGTATTCTTCCCGATCGGTGAGGACCTCGGTGTTGTCGGCTGGCTGGAATTTCTGGCGGTCGGCAGTGCGGTGGGTTCCATCTTCGCGGCGATCGTGTTCTCGTCGAGCGTGGTCGCTTTGCCGATGATGCTTGATCGTGGTACCGACGCGATCACCAGTGCCCTGACCAGCATCGGTGCGGTCCTGAACAACAAGGGCGTGATGTTGTTGTGGGCGCTGATGATTCTCGCCCTGGTACTGGTCGGCTTTGCGACCGCTTTCATCGGCCTGGTCGTTGTCCTGCCGTTGATCGGCCACGCTTCGTGGCACGCGTACCGGGAAACGGTGAAGGTTCCGGACTAG
- a CDS encoding adenosylhomocysteinase, protein MSEFTDYKVADIALADWGRKEIRIAETEMPGLMALREKYGKDKPLKGARITGSLHMTIQTAVLIETLVELGAEVRWCSCNIFSTQDHAAAAIAAAGIPVYAWKGETLEEYWWCTEQVLNWPNGEAPNMILDDGGDATLLVHKGVEFADAGAVPSPKENDPDEWKVILGVLKRSLDEDPKRYHRMAESIRGVTEETTTGVHRLYEMLKKGQLLFPAMNVNDSVTKSKFDNLYGCRESLVDGIKRATDVMVAGKIAVVCGYGDVGKGSAQSLRGLGATVWITEIDPICALQAAMEGYRVVTMEDAAPVADIFVTATGNKDIVRHDHMLAMKDQAIVCNIGHFDNEIDIASVAKYQWENIKPQVDHIIFPDGKRIIMLAEGRLVNLGCATGHPSFVMSNSFTNQVLAQIELYTKQADYPIGVYILPKHLDEEVARLHLQKIGARLTVLTTDQADYIGVPVEGPYKADHYRY, encoded by the coding sequence ATGAGTGAGTTCACTGATTACAAAGTCGCCGATATCGCACTGGCCGACTGGGGCCGCAAAGAGATACGCATTGCCGAGACGGAGATGCCGGGCCTGATGGCCCTGCGCGAAAAATACGGCAAGGACAAGCCCCTCAAGGGCGCGCGCATTACCGGTTCGCTGCACATGACCATCCAGACCGCCGTGCTGATCGAGACCCTGGTGGAACTCGGCGCCGAGGTGCGATGGTGTTCGTGCAACATTTTCTCCACCCAGGATCACGCCGCGGCGGCGATCGCCGCGGCCGGCATCCCGGTCTATGCCTGGAAGGGTGAGACGCTCGAAGAATACTGGTGGTGCACAGAGCAGGTGCTCAACTGGCCGAACGGCGAGGCGCCCAACATGATCCTCGACGATGGCGGCGATGCGACCTTGCTGGTACACAAAGGTGTCGAATTCGCCGATGCCGGGGCGGTTCCGTCGCCGAAGGAAAACGATCCCGACGAATGGAAAGTCATCCTCGGCGTACTGAAACGCAGCCTGGACGAGGATCCCAAACGCTATCACCGCATGGCCGAATCGATCCGCGGCGTGACTGAAGAGACCACCACCGGCGTGCATCGGCTGTACGAGATGCTGAAGAAGGGTCAGTTGCTGTTCCCGGCGATGAACGTCAACGATTCGGTCACGAAGTCCAAGTTCGACAACCTGTACGGATGCCGCGAATCGCTGGTCGACGGCATCAAGCGCGCCACCGACGTCATGGTCGCCGGAAAGATCGCGGTCGTCTGCGGCTACGGCGACGTCGGCAAGGGTTCCGCGCAATCGCTGCGTGGTCTCGGGGCGACCGTCTGGATCACCGAGATTGACCCGATCTGCGCATTGCAGGCGGCCATGGAAGGCTACCGCGTCGTCACGATGGAGGACGCGGCACCAGTCGCCGATATCTTCGTCACCGCCACCGGCAACAAGGACATCGTTCGCCACGACCACATGCTGGCGATGAAAGACCAGGCCATCGTCTGCAACATCGGGCATTTCGACAACGAGATCGACATTGCGAGTGTCGCCAAGTACCAGTGGGAAAACATCAAGCCGCAGGTGGACCACATCATTTTCCCGGATGGCAAGCGCATCATCATGCTCGCCGAAGGACGCCTGGTTAACCTCGGCTGCGCAACCGGCCATCCAAGTTTCGTGATGTCCAACTCGTTTACCAACCAGGTGTTGGCCCAGATCGAGTTGTACACCAAGCAGGCCGATTACCCGATCGGGGTGTACATCCTGCCCAAGCACCTGGACGAAGAAGTCGCGCGCCTGCACCTGCAGAAGATCGGCGCCAGGTTGACGGTGCTGACGACGGACCAGGCCGACTACATCGGCGTGCCGGTCGAGGGACCGTACAAGGCGGATCACTACCGCTACTGA
- the metF gene encoding methylenetetrahydrofolate reductase [NAD(P)H], whose product MTFPQPAEKIFSFELFPPKTEVGIAKLRDTVIALNARNPAYFSVTYGAGGSTQSNTFATVDWISAQGIEVAPHLSCVGSSRDELLAILDRYANQGIHRIVALRGDLPSGAGRGAIGDLNHANELVSLIRERFGTRFHIEVAAYPEMHPQAPNFQKDLDNFQRKVVAGADAAITQYFYNADAYGSFVDACLARGIEIPIVAGIMPITNFSNLVRFSDACGAEIPRWLRKRLEAFGDDTDSIRAFGTEVVTRLCRRLLDMGAPGLHFYTMNQAEPTLAIWDNLGLDNAAP is encoded by the coding sequence ATGACCTTTCCGCAACCAGCCGAAAAGATCTTCAGCTTCGAACTTTTCCCACCCAAGACAGAGGTCGGTATCGCAAAACTCCGCGACACCGTAATTGCACTGAACGCGCGCAACCCGGCGTACTTCTCAGTCACCTATGGCGCGGGCGGCTCCACCCAGAGCAACACCTTCGCCACGGTGGACTGGATCAGTGCACAGGGGATCGAGGTCGCGCCGCACCTTTCGTGCGTCGGTAGCAGCCGCGATGAATTGCTGGCGATCCTTGATCGTTATGCCAACCAGGGAATTCACCGTATCGTCGCATTGCGCGGTGATTTGCCTTCGGGTGCGGGGCGCGGGGCCATTGGTGACCTCAATCACGCGAACGAACTCGTGTCGCTGATCCGGGAGCGGTTCGGGACACGGTTTCACATCGAGGTCGCCGCCTACCCCGAAATGCACCCGCAGGCACCGAATTTTCAGAAGGACCTCGACAACTTCCAGCGGAAGGTGGTGGCTGGCGCCGACGCCGCGATCACCCAGTATTTTTACAACGCGGACGCCTATGGCAGCTTCGTCGACGCCTGCCTTGCACGCGGCATCGAGATACCGATCGTCGCGGGAATCATGCCCATCACCAACTTCAGCAACCTGGTGCGTTTTTCCGATGCCTGTGGGGCCGAGATACCGCGTTGGCTGCGCAAACGCCTCGAAGCATTCGGCGACGATACCGACAGCATCCGTGCATTCGGAACGGAGGTAGTCACCCGTCTGTGCAGGCGCCTGCTGGATATGGGCGCCCCCGGCTTGCACTTCTACACGATGAATCAGGCCGAACCCACCCTGGCGATCTGGGACAACCTCGGCCTGGACAACGCCGCACCCTGA
- a CDS encoding 16S rRNA (uracil(1498)-N(3))-methyltransferase, which translates to MREPRLFVAQPLTPGSEVELDDRSRRHVSQVLRLRIGHQVILFDGSGTDFAAELTHCDRVCCRARIDGVRSTEATASLPIGLAVGISRGERMDFVVQKSVELGVATIWPLTTERSIVQMDAQRRDKRMAHWRGILIGACEQSGRSRLPVLHEPTGLAEWLEAHPQGLMLHHGAQTGLHALPAPTTPIHLLVGPEGGLSDAECTLAERHHYIAVRLGPRILRTETAPLAAIAAIQTLWGDFR; encoded by the coding sequence ATGCGCGAACCCCGACTATTTGTCGCACAACCGCTTACCCCCGGATCCGAGGTGGAACTCGACGACCGCAGCCGCCGTCATGTCAGCCAGGTACTGCGGCTGCGTATCGGCCACCAGGTCATCCTGTTCGACGGCAGCGGCACCGATTTCGCGGCCGAACTGACACACTGCGACCGTGTCTGCTGTCGCGCGCGTATCGATGGGGTGCGGTCGACCGAGGCCACAGCATCGTTGCCGATCGGTCTCGCGGTTGGCATATCGCGCGGCGAACGCATGGACTTTGTCGTCCAGAAATCGGTCGAACTGGGCGTCGCCACGATCTGGCCGCTGACCACTGAGCGCAGTATCGTGCAGATGGATGCACAACGCCGCGACAAACGCATGGCGCATTGGCGCGGCATCCTGATCGGTGCCTGTGAACAGAGCGGTCGCAGTCGACTGCCGGTGCTACACGAGCCGACCGGGCTTGCGGAATGGCTGGAAGCCCATCCGCAAGGGCTGATGCTGCACCACGGCGCACAAACGGGACTGCACGCGCTGCCGGCACCGACAACCCCAATCCATCTGTTGGTCGGTCCGGAAGGCGGGCTGAGCGATGCCGAATGCACGCTCGCCGAGCGCCACCACTACATCGCGGTGCGGCTGGGCCCACGGATATTGCGAACCGAGACGGCTCCGCTTGCC